In one window of Bradyrhizobium sp. AZCC 1721 DNA:
- a CDS encoding amidase, which translates to MRASPDYSRRRFLHAGAAGAAATVVAAATTPVRAAAEAGTQPPPPTATAPRILRKPPLPELERIAKSYNLALSRDDLTSFRNLMDGVLASYRRLDQFAEPTLAVKYPRDAGFRPGASDNRLNAWYWRCSIKGATSGPLAGKKIAIKDNVCVAGIPMMNGSNVLEGYVPDVDATIVTRILDAGGEVVGKAVCEHLCFSGGSHTSDTGPVLNPHDPKRSAGGSSSGSAALVVAGECDMAIGGDQGGSIRIPSSFCGAVGHKPTHGLVPYTGVFPIELTLDHTGPIARTAGDAARLLEVLAGADGLDPRQPAGLRTEAYGKQLTGDARGLRIGIVKEGFGWPNSEPDVDTMVREAAQRLTRAGGAVSEVSIPLHRDGIHIWNAIAVEGATALMVAGNSMGTNWKGHYTTSLLDFYGRSRRVRANDLSETVKLVVLLGQYMQDNYQGRYYAKAQNLARVLRAAYDEQLKGVDLLLMPTLPLKATLLPAPDASREDYVARALEMISNTCPFDVTGHPAATVPAGMSAGLPVGMMLIGRHWEDGTVLRAADAFQIVG; encoded by the coding sequence ATGAGAGCCTCGCCAGACTATTCGCGTCGTCGGTTCCTTCATGCCGGCGCGGCCGGCGCAGCAGCAACCGTTGTCGCCGCGGCGACAACGCCCGTTCGTGCGGCCGCCGAGGCGGGTACGCAACCGCCACCCCCGACCGCGACGGCGCCGCGGATTCTGCGCAAGCCACCGCTGCCTGAATTGGAGCGCATCGCCAAATCTTACAACTTGGCTCTCAGCCGCGACGATCTGACGTCGTTCCGCAACCTCATGGACGGTGTGCTCGCGTCGTACCGTCGATTGGACCAGTTCGCGGAGCCGACATTGGCGGTGAAGTACCCGCGGGACGCGGGGTTCCGTCCAGGTGCCTCGGACAATCGGCTCAACGCTTGGTACTGGAGGTGCTCGATCAAAGGCGCAACTTCGGGGCCTCTCGCGGGCAAGAAAATCGCCATCAAAGACAATGTGTGCGTTGCCGGCATCCCGATGATGAACGGTTCCAACGTGCTGGAGGGTTACGTCCCTGACGTGGACGCGACCATTGTGACCCGCATCCTCGACGCCGGTGGGGAGGTCGTCGGCAAGGCCGTGTGCGAGCATCTTTGCTTCTCGGGCGGTAGCCATACCTCCGACACTGGGCCCGTACTCAATCCGCACGATCCGAAGCGATCTGCCGGAGGCTCCTCCAGCGGCAGCGCGGCGCTCGTCGTCGCCGGCGAGTGCGACATGGCCATCGGGGGCGACCAGGGAGGGTCGATCCGAATTCCCAGCTCTTTCTGCGGAGCGGTTGGCCACAAGCCCACCCACGGGCTTGTGCCCTACACAGGTGTCTTCCCGATTGAATTAACACTTGATCATACCGGACCCATTGCCCGTACCGCCGGCGATGCCGCCCGGCTTCTCGAGGTGCTCGCCGGCGCCGATGGCCTCGACCCGCGCCAACCGGCGGGACTGCGCACGGAAGCGTATGGCAAGCAGCTCACCGGAGACGCCCGCGGCCTGCGGATCGGGATCGTTAAGGAGGGGTTTGGCTGGCCCAATTCCGAGCCCGATGTCGACACCATGGTACGCGAGGCGGCACAGCGCTTGACGCGAGCGGGGGGAGCCGTGAGCGAGGTATCGATCCCTCTCCACCGCGATGGCATCCATATTTGGAACGCTATCGCCGTCGAGGGCGCCACGGCGCTGATGGTCGCGGGCAACAGCATGGGAACCAACTGGAAAGGGCACTACACGACTTCGCTGCTGGACTTCTACGGCCGGAGCCGGCGGGTGCGCGCCAACGACCTTTCGGAGACCGTCAAACTCGTCGTCCTGCTCGGCCAGTACATGCAGGACAATTATCAGGGCCGCTACTACGCGAAGGCCCAAAACCTCGCGCGCGTGCTCCGCGCCGCCTACGATGAGCAACTCAAAGGCGTCGATCTCCTGCTCATGCCGACGTTACCTTTGAAGGCCACGCTACTCCCGGCCCCGGACGCGAGCCGCGAGGACTACGTTGCGCGGGCACTCGAGATGATTTCCAACACTTGCCCGTTCGACGTCACTGGCCATCCTGCGGCCACGGTTCCTGCAGGCATGTCGGCGGGGCTCCCTGTTGGGATGATGCTGATCGGACGCCACTGGGAGGACGGCACCGTGTTGCGTGCGGCTGACGCGTTCCAGATCGTCGGGTAG
- a CDS encoding metallophosphoesterase: MRVQIFSDLHLDVHPIKPITIMPGVDLVIVAGDTCEGVLRAFEHLRRIVPMHIPIVMVLGNHEFYRRFIPDELALARSQARAFNIHVMSDDTVVLGGAVRFVGATLWTDYRIFGEANQAAVMNACANGMNDHRLIGWQKRPWLRFRPQEAALLHHQSRTYLEDILATPFDGPTVVITHHAVHWQAVHPKFRSDPVTGAFVSDQSALIGRYQPRLWVHGHVHNSSDYRVGETRILCNPHGYGSENASFNGALVVEVGA, translated from the coding sequence ATGAGAGTCCAGATCTTCTCCGACCTCCATCTCGACGTGCATCCGATCAAGCCGATCACCATCATGCCCGGCGTCGATCTCGTGATCGTCGCCGGCGACACCTGTGAAGGCGTACTGCGCGCCTTCGAACACCTGCGCCGGATTGTGCCAATGCATATTCCCATCGTGATGGTGCTCGGGAATCACGAATTTTACCGCCGATTCATCCCCGACGAACTGGCGCTGGCGCGTTCTCAGGCTCGTGCATTCAATATCCACGTGATGTCTGACGACACCGTTGTGCTCGGCGGCGCCGTCCGCTTCGTCGGCGCGACGCTCTGGACTGACTACCGAATCTTCGGTGAAGCCAACCAGGCCGCGGTGATGAACGCCTGCGCCAACGGCATGAACGATCATCGCCTGATCGGGTGGCAGAAGCGGCCCTGGTTGCGATTCAGGCCGCAGGAGGCGGCGCTGCTGCACCATCAGTCGAGGACGTATCTCGAAGATATCCTGGCAACTCCGTTCGACGGTCCCACCGTAGTGATTACTCACCACGCCGTTCATTGGCAAGCCGTTCATCCGAAGTTCCGCAGCGATCCGGTCACCGGGGCATTCGTTTCAGACCAATCCGCGTTGATAGGGCGCTATCAGCCGAGATTGTGGGTGCATGGCCACGTTCACAACTCGTCCGATTATCGCGTCGGCGAGACGAGGATCCTGTGTAATCCGCACGGATACGGGTCAGAAAACGCCTCCTTCAACGGTGCCCTGGTGGTGGAGGTGGGCGCGTGA
- a CDS encoding DUF1488 domain-containing protein: protein MIEFPNHSRSYDQTRRAVRFWGHDSALEASFFIDEGALRRIQPDARPDESGLLDAFDCNRDVICAAAAKVYVRGSRGSYDLVAANF from the coding sequence ATGATCGAATTTCCAAATCATAGCCGTTCATATGACCAAACCCGGCGAGCCGTGCGGTTTTGGGGACACGATAGCGCGCTGGAAGCGTCATTCTTCATCGACGAAGGCGCATTGAGGCGAATTCAACCAGATGCCCGCCCCGACGAGTCCGGCTTACTGGACGCGTTCGATTGCAACCGTGATGTGATATGCGCGGCGGCTGCGAAGGTTTACGTCCGTGGCAGCCGCGGCTCTTACGATCTGGTCGCCGCAAATTTCTGA
- a CDS encoding reverse transcriptase domain-containing protein → MIQTAAKIVIEPIFEADFEDNAYGYRPARGAVDAVKEVHRHLCRGYADVVDADLSKFFDTIPHSELTKSVARRVADRNVLRLIKMWLRAPIEERDADDTRHMSGGKRNTRGTPQGGVASPLLANIYMNRFLKHWRLTGCGDTFQAHVVSYADDFVILSRGRAAEALAWTKAVMTKLGLTINEAKTSLRSARQERFDFLGYSFGAHWFEANGKWYLGVSPSKKSVQRFKTRVGDLLVPSNTDPWPEVRDKLNRSLRGWSNYFGYGSRGKAYRSVDQYVFERLRRFLARRHKVQGRGNRRFTFDVIHRELGVVCLQRLPRAAPSCALR, encoded by the coding sequence GTGATTCAGACTGCCGCCAAGATCGTGATCGAACCCATCTTCGAGGCTGACTTCGAGGACAATGCCTACGGCTACCGGCCCGCTCGCGGGGCGGTGGACGCGGTCAAGGAAGTGCACCGGCATTTATGCCGGGGCTACGCTGACGTAGTTGATGCTGATTTGTCCAAGTTCTTCGATACGATCCCGCATTCCGAGCTGACAAAGTCAGTAGCCCGGCGTGTCGCGGATCGAAACGTCCTGCGCCTCATCAAGATGTGGCTGAGGGCGCCGATCGAGGAACGGGACGCGGACGACACCCGGCACATGAGTGGTGGCAAGCGAAACACGCGCGGCACACCGCAAGGCGGCGTCGCAAGTCCATTGCTGGCCAACATCTACATGAACCGGTTCCTGAAGCATTGGCGTTTGACTGGCTGCGGCGACACGTTCCAGGCTCACGTCGTCTCCTATGCCGACGACTTCGTTATCCTCAGCCGCGGTCGCGCGGCGGAGGCCTTAGCGTGGACGAAGGCGGTGATGACCAAGCTCGGGTTGACGATCAACGAGGCGAAAACTTCGCTGAGAAGCGCCCGACAGGAACGCTTCGACTTCCTCGGCTACTCGTTCGGCGCCCATTGGTTTGAGGCGAACGGGAAGTGGTATCTGGGTGTAAGCCCGTCCAAGAAGAGTGTGCAACGGTTCAAGACAAGAGTCGGCGATCTGCTGGTGCCGAGCAACACCGATCCATGGCCGGAAGTACGTGACAAGCTGAACAGATCACTGCGCGGCTGGTCCAACTACTTTGGCTACGGCTCGCGGGGCAAGGCATACCGTAGCGTCGATCAATACGTCTTTGAACGATTGCGCAGGTTCCTCGCGCGAAGGCACAAGGTGCAAGGGCGCGGCAATCGCCGATTTACATTCGATGTCATTCATCGAGAACTCGGCGTTGTGTGCCTCCAACGCCTGCCCCGAGCGGCCCCGTCGTGTGCCTTGCGGTGA
- a CDS encoding haloacid dehalogenase type II — MSRDRREFMKLAGATAAVVGTATPAAAQMSGQFKSIKALAFDAYGTLFDVFSVTALCEQLFPGKGNQLAQIWRFKQLQYSLMRSLMGRHRDFWGLTEDGLVWASKNLQLDLTADKKKQLMDAYLSLAAFPDVKPGLDALKKQGIKLAILSNGEPRMLEAAAKSAGIRDLLDEIISVEEVKIFKVSPRVYNLAPERMKVSNPELGFVSANNWDAVAAASAGLRTFWIQRSTVEVPEELGFQVDTIVKAITDLAPLLRG, encoded by the coding sequence ATGTCGAGAGATCGTAGAGAGTTCATGAAACTCGCCGGTGCCACGGCGGCAGTGGTGGGCACGGCGACACCGGCCGCCGCCCAGATGAGCGGGCAGTTCAAGTCTATCAAGGCGTTGGCATTTGATGCCTACGGCACACTGTTCGACGTCTTCTCAGTTACGGCGTTGTGCGAGCAGTTGTTCCCTGGCAAGGGCAACCAGCTGGCGCAAATCTGGCGGTTCAAGCAGTTGCAATACAGCCTAATGCGCAGCCTCATGGGCCGCCATCGCGACTTCTGGGGCCTGACCGAGGACGGGTTGGTCTGGGCGAGCAAGAATCTCCAGCTCGACCTGACGGCCGACAAGAAGAAACAGCTGATGGATGCTTATTTGAGCCTCGCGGCCTTCCCGGACGTGAAGCCGGGCCTCGATGCACTGAAGAAACAGGGGATCAAGCTTGCGATCCTGTCCAACGGTGAGCCCAGAATGCTCGAGGCGGCCGCGAAAAGCGCAGGCATCCGCGATCTGCTCGACGAAATCATCAGCGTCGAGGAGGTGAAGATCTTCAAGGTCAGCCCGCGCGTCTACAACCTCGCGCCCGAGCGCATGAAGGTAAGCAACCCCGAACTCGGCTTCGTCTCGGCGAATAACTGGGACGCTGTCGCCGCCGCGTCGGCCGGACTGCGGACATTTTGGATTCAGCGCAGTACCGTCGAGGTTCCCGAGGAATTGGGATTCCAGGTTGATACAATCGTCAAGGCGATCACCGATCTAGCGCCGCTGCTGCGCGGCTGA
- a CDS encoding DUF6634 family protein, whose amino-acid sequence MLTARFPFLDPAQIAPDLARRLRILADDCERLELGRSVSPMLLQKAPLLENWFPTVTPLGVQLVGHVTGHPLRGDRPIATSPVWFADPGGTWVRTLSRYYRLGPPLHNDDVHRMLTRIMVFADAGDGSEDES is encoded by the coding sequence ATGCTTACCGCCCGATTCCCTTTCCTCGATCCTGCCCAGATCGCGCCCGATCTGGCCCGCCGACTGCGCATCTTGGCCGACGACTGCGAGCGCCTCGAACTCGGCCGCTCGGTCTCACCCATGCTGCTACAGAAGGCTCCATTGCTCGAAAACTGGTTCCCAACGGTGACGCCGCTGGGCGTGCAGTTGGTCGGACACGTTACCGGCCACCCTCTGCGCGGCGATCGCCCCATCGCCACCTCGCCCGTTTGGTTTGCCGACCCTGGCGGCACATGGGTCCGTACCCTGTCCCGCTACTATCGGCTGGGCCCGCCTCTCCACAACGATGATGTCCACCGCATGCTGACGCGGATCATGGTCTTCGCCGACGCGGGCGACGGTTCGGAGGACGAGTCATGA
- a CDS encoding SgcJ/EcaC family oxidoreductase produces MLAFGRVLLVALLAMAPTQVFAGPEEEADALFARWKAAYDANDNVAVAKLYATDAILHGTRSRDLTLGREAIAQYFTVVVGTGNKVEFVEKQLRLINPTTILAVGFNDFMRNREGKLVPEPARFTMVLVKEGNDWVIAHHHSSLRPPPKQ; encoded by the coding sequence ATGCTCGCATTCGGACGAGTCTTGTTGGTGGCGCTGTTGGCGATGGCTCCAACTCAGGTGTTCGCAGGTCCCGAGGAGGAAGCGGACGCTTTGTTTGCCCGCTGGAAAGCTGCTTACGACGCCAACGATAATGTCGCCGTCGCTAAGCTGTATGCGACCGACGCGATCCTACATGGCACCAGGAGCAGAGATCTAACGTTGGGGCGTGAGGCAATTGCGCAATACTTTACCGTGGTCGTCGGCACCGGCAACAAGGTCGAGTTCGTGGAGAAGCAGCTGAGGCTGATCAATCCCACAACCATACTGGCAGTCGGCTTCAACGATTTCATGCGCAACCGCGAGGGCAAACTCGTGCCAGAGCCAGCACGCTTCACAATGGTTCTTGTCAAAGAGGGTAACGACTGGGTCATAGCCCATCATCACTCGTCATTGCGCCCACCGCCTAAGCAGTGA
- a CDS encoding alpha/beta hydrolase, translating into MARFAQLVPRVPRGTELVVVDAGGVKAERIATPRSLPNRYVVHLHGGAYLLGFPALFRDFNWRIADVTGARVLCIDYRLAPEHSFPAAVEDVTAAYRWLISQRAEPRHVAFVGESSGGGLALASMMRLRDEGSSLPAAAVVVSPWTDLALTGQSVTDYGSSDPMVPVELMPKAVELYLGNTDPRSPYASPLYGDPVGLPSTLVLAASDEALRDDAVRMAKRLRAAGCDVELELWPRMFHVWHMFARILPEARAAIERIGAFLQPRL; encoded by the coding sequence GTGGCCCGCTTCGCGCAGCTCGTGCCGCGCGTACCGCGCGGGACCGAGCTGGTTGTAGTTGACGCCGGCGGCGTCAAAGCCGAGCGGATCGCGACGCCCCGCTCGCTTCCAAACCGATACGTCGTCCACCTTCACGGTGGCGCCTATCTGCTCGGCTTTCCGGCACTGTTTCGCGATTTTAACTGGCGCATCGCCGACGTGACCGGCGCGCGGGTGTTATGCATCGACTACCGGCTTGCGCCCGAGCATTCGTTTCCAGCGGCGGTCGAGGATGTGACGGCCGCCTATCGATGGCTCATCTCGCAGCGCGCCGAACCGCGTCACGTGGCGTTTGTCGGGGAGTCTTCCGGCGGCGGGCTTGCGCTGGCGAGCATGATGCGTTTGCGCGATGAGGGATCATCCTTGCCGGCCGCTGCCGTCGTGGTCTCGCCGTGGACCGATCTCGCCCTGACGGGCCAATCGGTCACCGATTACGGTTCTTCCGATCCGATGGTGCCGGTTGAGCTGATGCCGAAGGCGGTTGAGCTTTATCTCGGCAATACGGATCCGCGCTCGCCCTATGCCTCTCCACTCTATGGCGATCCGGTGGGCCTGCCGTCGACTCTGGTTCTTGCCGCCAGCGATGAGGCACTGCGCGATGATGCGGTGCGAATGGCCAAGCGCTTGCGAGCAGCCGGCTGCGATGTCGAACTCGAGTTGTGGCCGCGCATGTTCCACGTCTGGCATATGTTCGCGCGCATCCTGCCAGAAGCACGTGCAGCGATCGAGCGCATCGGTGCCTTCTTGCAGCCTAGGCTGTGA
- a CDS encoding helix-turn-helix transcriptional regulator, whose translation MVNVFQIRAARAWIGLSQEELADEAGIARRTLIRLENSEEPGSERTMEKLRVALEKHGIEFLFEGLQGVGVRYRGLKN comes from the coding sequence ATGGTTAACGTGTTCCAAATTCGCGCAGCTCGCGCATGGATTGGCCTATCCCAAGAAGAGTTGGCGGACGAAGCCGGCATTGCACGGAGAACGCTTATCCGCCTTGAAAACTCGGAGGAGCCCGGCTCCGAACGCACGATGGAAAAGTTGCGGGTCGCCCTAGAGAAGCACGGCATCGAATTCCTGTTCGAAGGTCTGCAAGGCGTCGGCGTTAGGTACCGCGGCCTCAAGAACTGA